A part of Oncorhynchus clarkii lewisi isolate Uvic-CL-2024 chromosome 17, UVic_Ocla_1.0, whole genome shotgun sequence genomic DNA contains:
- the LOC139370504 gene encoding exportin-1-like — protein MPANMTMLADHAARQLLDFSQKLDINLLDNVVNSMYYDIGSQQRMAQEVLTNLKDHPDAWTRVDTILEFSQNMKTKYYALQILETVIKTRWKILPRNQCEGIKKYVVGLIIKTSSDAANVEKDGVYIAKLNMILVQILKQEWPKHWPTFISDIVGASRTSESLCQNNMIILKLLSEEVFDFSSGQMTQVKAKHLKDSMCNEFSQIFQLCQFVMENSQNAPLVQATLETLLRFLNWIPLGYIFETKLISTLVYKFLNVPMFRNVTLKCLTEIAGVSVNQYEEQFVNLFTLTMCQLKQMLPLNTNIRLAYSNGKDDEQNFIQNLSLFLCTFLKEHGQLIEKRPNLRETLVEALHYMLLVSEVEETEIFKICLEYWNHLAAELYRESPFSTSTSPLLSGSQHFDVPPRRHLYLPVLSKVRTLMVSRMAKPEEVLVVENDQGEVVREFMKDTDSINLYKNMRETLVYLTHLDYADTERIMTEKLHNQVNGTEWSWRNLNTLCWAIGSISGAMHEEDEKRFLVTVIKDLLGLCEQKRGKDNKAIIASNIMYIVGQYPRFLRAHWKFLKTVVNKLFEFMHETHDGVQDMACDTFIKIAQKCRRHFVQVQVGEVMPFIDEILNNINTIICDLQPQQVHTFYEAVGYMIGAQTDQAVQEHLIEKYMLLPNQVWDSIIQQATKNVDILKDAETVRQLGSILKTNVRACKAVGHPFVVQLGRIYLDMLNVYKCLSENISSAIQTNGEMVTKQPLIRSMRTVKRETLKLISGWVSRSNDPQMVGENFVPPLLEAVLIDYQRNVPAAREPEVLSTMATIVNKLGGHITGEIPKIFDAVFECTLNMINKDFEEYPEHRTHFFYLLQAVNSQCFPAFLSIPPAQFKLVLDSIIWAFKHTMRNVADTGLQILYTLLQNVAQEEAAAQSFYQTYFCDILQHIFSVVTDTSHTAGLTMHASILAYMFNLVEEGKISASLNPASQHNQGYVQEYVANLLKTAFPHLQDAQVKVFVTGLFSLNQDIPAFKEHLRDFLVQIKEFAGEDTTDLFLEERETSLRQAQEEKHKLQMSVPGILNPHELPEEMCD, from the exons ATGCCAGCAAACATGACAATGTTGGCGGATCATGCAGCAAGACAGCTGCTAGACTTCAGTCAGAAGCTGGACATCAATCTGCTGGACAATGTAGTCAATTCTATGTACTATGACATTGGATCACAG CAACGCATGGCACAGGAGGTGCTGACCAACCTGAAGGATCACCCGGACGCATGGACACGAGTCGACACCATCCTGGAGTTTTCTCAGAACATGAAGACTAAA TACTATGCACTGCAAATTCTGGAGACTGTGATCAAAACACGCTGGAAGATTCTTCCAAGAAATCAATGTGAAG GAATAAAGAAGTATGTCGTTGGTCTGATTATCAAGACCTCATCTGACGCCGCAAATGTTGAG AAAGATGGAGTGTACATTGCTAAACTCAACATGATCCTCGTGCag ATCCTGAAGCAGGAGTGGCCCAAGCACTGGCCCACCTTCATCAGTGACATCGTGGGTGCCAGCCGCACCAGCGAGAGCCTGTGTCAGAACAACATGATCATCCTCAAGCTGCTAAGTGAGGAGGTCTTTGACTTTTCCAGTGGACAGATGACCCAGGTCAAGGCCAAGCACCTGAAGGACAG CATGTGCAATGAATTCTCACAAATATTCCAGCTCTGCCAGTTTGTCATG GAAAACTCCCAGAATGCCCCTCTGGTCCAAGCCACACTCgagactctcctgcgtttcctgaACTGGATCCCCCTGGGGTACATATTTGAGACCAAATTGATCAGCACTCTGGTGTACAAG TTCTTGAACGTACCCATGTTCCGCAACGTGACGCTGAAGTGTCTGACGGAGATCGCCGGTGTGAGCGTCAACCAGTACGAGGAGCAGTTTGTCAACCTCTTCACGCTCACCATGTGTCAGCTCAAACAG ATGCTCCCCCTGAACACCAACATCCGCCTGGCATATTCCAACGGCAAGGACGACGAGCAGAACTTCATCCAGAACCTCAGCCTGTTTCTCTGCACCTTCCTGAAAGAGCACGGACAGCTCATCGAGAAGAGGCCCAACCTTAGGGAGACACTTGTGGAG gctCTCCACTACATGCTGCTGGTGTCTGAGGTGGAGGAGACGGAGATCTTTAAGATCTGTCTGGAGTACTGGAACCATTTGGCGGCCGAGCTCTACAGGGAGAGCCccttctctacctccacctcccccCTGCTCTCTGGAAGCCAGCACTTTGACGTTCCCCCACGCCGGCACCTCTACCTGCCCGTGCTCTCCAAG GTGCGTACGCTGATGGTGAGCCGAATGGCCAAGCCAGAGGAGGTGCTGGTGGTAGAGAACGACCAGGGAGAGGTGGTCCGAGAGTTCATGAAGGACACAGACTCAATCAACCTCTATAAGAACATGAGAGAGACACTGG tCTACCTGACCCATTTGGACTATGCGGACACGGAGCGCATCATGACGGAGAAGCTGCACAACCAGGTCAACGGGACCGAGTGGTCCTGGAGGAACCTGAACACGCTGTGCTGGGCCATCGGCTCCATCAGCGGGGCCATGCACGAGGAGGACGAGAAGAGGTTCCTGGTCACCGTCATCaag GACCTTCTGGGTCTTTGTGAGCAGAAGAGGGGGAAGGACAACAAGGCCATCATCGCCTCAAACATCATGTACATCGTGGGCCAGTACCCACGCTTCCTCCGAGCTCACTGGAAGTTCCTCAAGACCGTCGTTAACAAGCTCTTTGAGTTCATGCACG AGACTCACGACGGCGTGCAGGACATGGCGTGCGACACCTTCATCAAGATCGCCCAGAAGTGCCGGCGCCACTTTGTCCAGGTGCAGGTGGGCGAGGTGATGCCCTTCATCGACGAGATCCTCAacaacatcaacaccatcatctgtGACCTCCAGCCCCAACAG GTGCACACGTTCTACGAGGCGGTGGGCTACATGATCGGGGCCCAGACGGACCAGGCTGTGCAGGAGCACCTCATCGAGAAGTACATGCTGCTACCCAACCAGGTGTGGGACAGCATCATCCAACAGGCCACCAAG aatGTGGACATCCTGAAGGATGCAGAGACAGTGCGTCAGCTGGGCAGCATCCTGAAGACCAACGTGCGGGCCTGCAAGGCCGTGGGACACCCTTTCGTGGTGCAGCTGGGACGTATCTACCTGGACATGCTCAATGTCTACAAGTGTCTGAGTGAGAACATCTCCTCTGCCATCCAGACCAACG GAGAGATGGTGACCAAGCAGCCCCTGATCCGGAGCATGAGGACGGTGAAGAGAGAAACGCTCAAGCTGATCTCAGGTTGGGTCAGCCGCTCCAACGACCCACAAATG GTGGGGGAGAACTTTGTACCGCCCCTGCTGGAGGCCGTACTCATCGACTACCAGCGCAACGTCCCTGCCGCCAGAGAGCCCGAGGTGCTCAGCACCATGGCGACCATCGTCAACAAGCTGGGCGGACACATCACAGGGGAGATCCCGAAGATCTTCGACGCAGTCTTCGAGTGCACTTTGAACATGATCAATAAA gACTTTGAGGAGTACCCAGAGCATAGGACCCATTTCTTCTACCTCCTCCAAGCGGTGAACTCTCAGTGCTTCCCGGCCTTTCTCTCCATTCCCCCGGCCCAGTTTAAACTGGTTCTGGACTCCATTATCTGGGCCTTCAAACACACCATGAGGAACGTTGCAGACACTG GTCTGCAGATTCTTTACACCCTGCTGCAGAACGTGGCCCAGGAGGAGGCTGCCGCACAGAGCTTCTACCAGACTTACTTCTGTGACATCCTCCAGCACATCTTCTCTGTCGTCACAGATACCTCACACACAGCAG GGCTAACCATGCACGCGTCCATCCTGGCATACATGTTCAACCTGGTGGAGGAGGGTAAAATCAGCGCCTCCCTcaacccagccagccagcacaATCAGGGCTACGTTCAGGAATACGTGGCCAACCTGCTCAAGACGGCCTTCCCCCATCTACAAGA TGCCCAGGTGAAGGTGTTTGTGACAGGTCTGTTCAGCTTGAACCAGGACATCCCTGCTTTCAAGGAGCACCTGAGGGACTTCCTGGTGCAGATCAAG GAGTTTGCTGGCGAGGACACCACAGACCTGTTCCTGGAGGAGCGGGAGACGTCGCTGCGGCAGGCCCAGGAGGAGAAACACAAGCTGCAGATGTCAGTCCCCGGCATCCTCAACCCCCATGAGCTCCCCGAGGAAATGTGCGACTAA
- the LOC139369638 gene encoding protein FAM161A-like, which produces MANAHRANVLVTSCLKTPVDPHTKAPLALYERQRTLPYSSVAGHIDNRDYEKELQYDDSRSDYGDGDAPGKGRSLMIKDYRVTGDHIDLREFYFSNEEYYRKLEELKRAHFRTMAELEGMYRKKLEPKGAPPSENVQGAQAHRSYSKISPMPVRRLRKAHSALELRGSGLSDTSDEEGAVVNNVEKGLQSSPKEHIKNMWHDFKLSPRQRHPSTSSLQSLIGGHKKGIKGKDQKQGCKDVKHEPWKPRVTVPKPFHMMLRENQKGQKGVKTRSEIELENVALQKQLEELTECQHKFRASSVPVHVRLPPYEELHERDEARRAMHEREQQQRLCSTQRPFSFLERERLKREQREEQLRNLQQISQERVRPFRAKPVPKVVYEAATGEQLKEEQLYRAIKMQMKAQELLHSASMPPSMLARHLSKREHAKDGARGDTAGSEDDNRAPYRPKINPVVPDFDASYRRFKKQLESRRDVKPLTTCEPFQLRTSQIPSHRERILAEIEKEQMSPRAKRWPYVSTAGLVHSHNSSLCSSLSGSLEQLPAKVTDASKKRQEAVRKVLEQRKKAEEEEERWSERQKQREKKLAKVVSKCAQANDAHVPLSQTNQSKLKQFRKQDFQRRKEYQEEMREIQERVKGRPLLLEQVAQMNAKHAAEKRYTDTLRGYGVSEDFVSGKVPKSQQPGGQESACWTTSSSDPKQSEKDETDTPAIYNTVFQDEYLNDYEDSFADQKREGEQEAEKDELKSKKEDEDEGHDEAGRGRADIGRYSDDGDYSDADDHYSDASEHYLPLDDEKNKGSDILKRPESTQSSPSYRSGQHSRNSQNSERDRETQQ; this is translated from the exons AGACTACCGAGTGACGGGGGACCACATTGACCTGCGTGAGTTCTACTTCTCCAACGAGGAGTACTATCGTAAGCTGGAGGAGCTGAAGAGGGCCCACTTCCGCACCATGGCCGAGCTAGAGGGCATGTACCGCAAGAAGCTGGAGCCCAAAGGTGCACCACCCTCGGAAAACGTGCAGGGGGCACAGGCACACAG ATCGTACTCGAAGATTAGCCCCATGCCCGTGAGGCGTCTGAGGAAGGCCCACTCGGCTCTGGAGCTGAGGGGCTCTGGGCTATCGGACACATCTGACGAGGAAGGTGCTGTAGTCAACAATGTGGAGAAGGGTCTGCAGTCCTCCCCCAAAGAGCACATCAAGAACATGTGGCATGACTTCAAGCTGTCGCCTCGCCAGCGCCACCcgtccacatcctccctccagaGCCTCATTGGGGGCCACAAGAAAGGCATCAAGGGTAAGGACCAAAAGCAAGGGTGCAAAGATGTCAAACACGAGCCTTGGAAACCCAGAGTGACCGTCCCCAAGCCATTCCACATGATGCTGCGGGAGAACCAGAAGGGCCAGAAAGGTGTGAAGACACGGTCAGAGATTGAGCTGGAGAATGTGGCTTTGCAGAAGCAGCTGGAGGAGCTGACAGAGTGCCAGCACAAATTCCGTGCAAGCTCAGTGCCCGTCCACGTCCGCCTGCCCCCATACGAGGAGCTCCACGAACGCGACGAGGCGCGGCGGGCCATGCACGAGCGGGAGCAGCAGCAGCGTCTGTGCTCCACCCAGCGGCCCTTCAGTTTCCTGGAGCGTGAACGTCtcaagagggagcagagagaggagcagctCCGTAACCTCCAGCAAATCAGCCAGGAGAGAGTCCGACCATTCAGGGCCAAGCCCGTGCCCAAGGTCGTGTATGAGGCGGCTACGGGCGAGCAACTGAAGGAGGAGCAGCTGTACCGTGCCATCAAGATGCAGATGAAGGCCCAGGAGTTGCTCCACAGCGCCTCCATGCCACCCAGCATGCTGGCACGCCACCTTAGCAAAAGGGAGCATGCTAAGGATGGAGCCCGGGGGGACACCGCTGGATCCGAGGATGACAACAGGGCCCCTTACAGGCCTAAGATAAACCCGGTGGTGCCCGACTTCGACGCCAGCTACAGGAGGTTCAAGAAGCAGCTGGAGAGCCGGCGCGACGTGAAGCCTTTGACGACGTGCGAGCCGTTCCAGCTCCGGACGTCACAGATCCCCTCGCACCGCGAACGCATCCTGGCCGAGATCGAGAAGGAGCAGATGAGTCCCCGGGCCAAGCGCTGGCCTTACGTCAGCACAGCTGGGCTCGTCCACTCACACAACTCTAgcctctgctcctccctctcaGGCAGTCTGGAACAGCTGCCTGCCAAAGTCACCGATGCCAGCAAAAAACGCCAAGAGGCTGTAAG AAAGGTGCTTGAGCAGAGAAAGaaggcagaggaagaggaggagagatggagtgagagacagaagcagagagagaagaagctTGCAAAGGTGGTCTCGAAGTGCGCCCAAGCCAATGATGCCCACGTGCCCCTCTCCCAGACCAACCAGTCCAAGCTCAAGCAGTTCAG AAAGCAGGACTTTCAGCGGAGGAAGGAGTaccaggaggagatgagggaaatccaggagagagtgaaggggaggCCTCTGCTGTTGGAGCAGGTTGCACAG ATGAATGCCAAACACGCTGCAGAGAAGCGCTACACAGACACCCTGCGAGGCTATGGAGTGAGTGAGGACTTTGTCAGTGGCAAGGTGCCCAAGTCCCAGCAGCCAGGTGGCCAAGAATCTGCATGCTGGACCACCTCCTCCAGTGACCCAAAACAAAG TGAAAAGGACGAGACAGATACACCGGCTATTTACAACACGGTCTTCCAGGATGAATACCTAAACGATTATGAAGACAGCTTTGCTGACCAAAAACGGGAAGGAGAGCAGGAGGCTGAGAAAGATGAATTAAAGTCCAAAAAAGAAGATGAGGATGAAGGCCATGACGAAGCAGGGCGGGGGAGGGCGGATATTGGGCGTTATTCAGATGATGGCGATTACTCAGATGCCGATGACCATTACTCAGATGCCAGTGAGCATTACTTGCCCCTGGACGATGAAAAGAATAAAGGGAGTGACATCCTCAAAAGGCCCGAGAGTACCCAGAGCAGCCCAAGCTATAGAAGTGGCCAGCACAGCCGAAACAGTCAGAATTCAGAGAGGGATAGGGAAACACAGCAATAG